The genomic DNA CGGTCCCCACCGCGACGACGACGGACGCCGCCGCGACCATCGCACCACGTCCCGCGGCACCCCTGCGCCCGGCCCTGCGAGCAGCCCGACGCCGGGCACGACGGCCTGACACGTACGGTCCCCCTCCCCCGCGCGGCGGGCGCGTTCCCCCGTTCTGGGGAAGCGTCGGGCCCGCCGGCACCGCCGTCAGCCTAAAGCTGCGACGCTGCGGCCATGGCGCACTGCGAGCAAGTCCCGACGGCCGCCTTGACGGTGGACACCGTCCTGTCCCGGATGCGCGCCCTCGACACCGCGCTGCCGGCCCGGGACGGAGTGGCGGTATTCAACCGCGTCTACCTCGCCGTCACGGCGGCCGTGGACCGGCACATCGACGGCGGCCGGTTCGCGGACGCCTCGGCCGCGACCGCGCTGGACGTGCGGTTCGCGGAGCGCTATCTGGCCGCCGTGGACGCGGCGGCGGAGGACCGCCGTCCGCCCGCCTGCTGGCGCCCCCTGTTCCAGTTCCGCCGCCATCCCGGGGTACGGCCGCTGCAGTTCGCGCTGGCGGGCATCAACGCGCACATCGGCCACGACCTCGCGCTGGCCGTGGTGGACACCTGTCGTACGCTCGGCTGCGAACCCGTCGACCTGGAGGACGAGTTCGACCGCGTGGGTGATCTCCTCGTCTCGCTGGAGGAGCGCATCCGCGACGAGCTGATGCCGGGTCCCGACCTCCTGCAGATCGCCGACCCGCTGACCCATCTGCTGGGTTCCTGGAGCCTGGACCGCGCCCGCGAGGCCACCTGGGCGGCGGCCCGCGCGCTGTGGGCGCTGCGCCGGCTGCCGGACGTCGCCGGGGAGTTCACCGTACGACTCGACGCCGCGGTGGGCTTCGCGGGCCGCATGCTGCTCACACCGCTGCCGGACTGACCGGCCGGTTCTCGCGTGTGCGGTCCCGGAACACCCGTGCGGTCGCTGTACGTTGAAACTGTTGGGTCCCATGGGCAACCTGGTGGGAACCATGGGCGACATCGCACCCCGACTGCGAAGGAGCACCCCGGTATGACGACCCGGCTCGGACTCGGCCTCCCTCAGATGCGGCAGTACGACATCGGCAAGGACGTCCCCGACGTGGCGCGCGCGGCGGAACGGATGGGCTACGAGAGCCTGTGGGTGTTCGAGCGCGCCCTGTTCCCGGAGCCCGCGACCCAGGGGCTCTACGGCATCGAGGGCCTGCCCTGGCCGGACACGTACCGGGGCGTGGCGGAGCCGCTGGTCACCCTCGCCCTCGCCGCCGCGGTCACCGAGCGGGCCCGGCTGGGCACGAGCGTGCTGGTCGCCCCGCTGCACGTCCCCTTCCAGCTGGCCAAGTCGCTGGCCACGCTGGACGCGGCGAGCGGCGGCCGGGTGGTGGCGGGCTTCGGTACCGGCTGGTCGCACGACGAGTACGCGGCGGCGTCCGTACGGCCGTTCGCCGAGCGCGGCGCCGCCCTCGACGAGCTGATCGGGGTGTGCCGCGCGGTCTGGGGGCCCGATCCGGTGGTGTACGACGGGGAGGTCACGAAGATCGCGTCCGCCGTGGTCGGTCCCAAACCCGCCCGGCCGATCCCCGTCCTGCTGGCGGCGGGCGACAGCGGCCGGGCCCGGCGTCGCCTGGTCGACCACGCCGATGGCTGGCTGCCGACCGGCATCGGTGCCGAGGCCGTCGCCGCGCAGTTGCGCAAACTGCGGGAACTTGCCGCCGAGCGGGGTCGCACGAAGCCCATCCGGACGGTGCTGCGGGTCAACACCCGCTACGGCGCGGCGCACTACGAGGGCTCCGACCGCCGCCCCTTCCAGGGCAGCGTCGACCAGATCGTCGAGGACCTGGCCGCGCACGCCGAGATCGGTTTCGACGTGATCCTCATCGACGTGCAGAGCACCACGCGCGACGCCGAGGAACTCAAGGACGTCGCCGCCGAGGTCTACGAGAAGGCGCGGGCGGCCGGGGTCTAGGCCCCGGCCTAGACCCCGGGGAGCTCCACCGGCGCGATCTCCTCGTACAGGTCGCCCGGTCCGGGGTTGGTCGCGTCGGTCTCCCCGCCGAAGTGGTGCATGACGCCCCAGACCGCGTTGAGCGCGGTCTGGACGGCGCCCTCGGCCCAGCCGGCCGTCCAGGAGATGTCGTCGCCGGCGAGGAAGATTCCCCGCTTGTCCTCCGGCAGCCGTTCCTGCATGAAGTGGGTGAACAGGCGCCGCTGGTAGCGGTAGTGCCCGGGCAGGTTGGCCTTGAACGCGCCCATGAAGTACGGCTCGTTCTCCCAGGAGACCGTCACCGGGTTGCCGATGACGTGCTTCCTGATGTCGACGTTCGGGTAGATCTCGCCGAGCGACTTCAGCATGACCTCCATCCGCTCGTTCGCGGACAGCGGCAGCCACTTCAGGCTGTCGTCGCACCAGGTGTAGGAGAGGCAGATGACGGCGGGCTTGTCCGGGCCGTCGTCCAGCAGGTAGGTGCCGCGGGTCATGCGGTCGGTGAGCGTCATCGACATGACGTCCCGGCCGGTCACCTCGTCCTTGTCGAGCCAGAAGGGCCGGTCGACCGGGACGAAGAGCTTGCTGGACTCCATGTAGTGGGTGCGCTCGATCGCGGTCCAGTGGTCGATCGGGAAGAGCGAGTCGTCGCAGGCGATCTTCGAGAGCAGCATCCAGGACTGGGCGGTGAAGACCGCCGCCCCGTAGGTGCGGATGTCGCCGTCGGCGTCGGTCACGGTGATGCGGTTGCCCGCGGTGCGGTTCAGCCGGGTCACGGCCGGACGGGGTTCGCCGTCCGCGTGCAGGGACTTCAGCGAGGTGCCGTACGGCCAGTGGACGATCTTCTCCGGCTCGCGCTCCCAGAGTCGGAGCGGCAGTTGCTGGGAGCCGCCGACGATGCCGCGGTGGTGGTCGTCGGCCTCGGTGTAGACGACGCGGAGGATCTCCAGGATGGAGTTGGGGAAGTCGGTGTCCCAGCCGCCGGTGCCGAAGCCGACCTGGCCGAAGATCTCGCGGTGCCGGAAGGACCTGAATGCCTCGGAGTCGCACAGGAAGCCGTAGAAGGTCTGGTTGTCGAGCTTCTCGACCAGTTTCGACCAGATCTCGCGGATGCGCGGGACGTCTCGCTCGCGCAGGGCGCGGTTCATGTCGGTGAAGTCGGCGCCCTCTTCGAGGCACTTCGCCCAGGCGTCGGCCACGTCCCGGTAGACCTGCGGCAGGTCGTCGAGCGTCTCGGCGTAGTGCGACTCGCCCTTGAGGTCGACGACGGTCGACGGCGTGGCCTCGGCGAGGGGGTTGGGGAAGGCCTGGGTCCGAAGGCCCACCAGGTCGATGTAGTGCTGGAGGGCGGTGGAGGACGGCGGGAAGCGCATCGCGCCCATCTCGGCGGTCAGCGAGGGGTCGCAGCCGTCGAAGCCGACGGTGCGCAGGCGGCCGCCGATCCGGTCGGCCTCGTAGACGACGGGCCGCAGGCCCATCTTCATCAGCTCGTAGGCGGCCACGATGCCGGACAGACCGCCGCCGACGACGGCGACCTCGGTGCCGTGCTCGGTGGCGGGTATCTGGCCGAGTCCCGCCGGGTGGGCGAGGAAGTCGTCGTACGCGTAGGGGAAGTCCGGCCCGAACATGGTGATCGGCGGCTGCTGCTCGGCTGCGTGCTCGATCGCGTTGGGCACGGTGGACGTCATGGGGTACGGACTCCTTGCACGGGTGGAAGGGTGGAACGGGTGGCGGGACGCGCGGTCCGGTACTCAGCCGAGTGAGCCGTAGAGACCGGGGCGACGGTCCTTCAGGTACGGGTTGGTCTCGCGGGACGCGGCCAGGAAGGCCGGGTCGACGTCGGCGAGGATCAGCTCCTCCGCCC from Streptomyces sp. CB09001 includes the following:
- a CDS encoding DUF5995 family protein — its product is MAHCEQVPTAALTVDTVLSRMRALDTALPARDGVAVFNRVYLAVTAAVDRHIDGGRFADASAATALDVRFAERYLAAVDAAAEDRRPPACWRPLFQFRRHPGVRPLQFALAGINAHIGHDLALAVVDTCRTLGCEPVDLEDEFDRVGDLLVSLEERIRDELMPGPDLLQIADPLTHLLGSWSLDRAREATWAAARALWALRRLPDVAGEFTVRLDAAVGFAGRMLLTPLPD
- a CDS encoding LLM class F420-dependent oxidoreductase, with product MTTRLGLGLPQMRQYDIGKDVPDVARAAERMGYESLWVFERALFPEPATQGLYGIEGLPWPDTYRGVAEPLVTLALAAAVTERARLGTSVLVAPLHVPFQLAKSLATLDAASGGRVVAGFGTGWSHDEYAAASVRPFAERGAALDELIGVCRAVWGPDPVVYDGEVTKIASAVVGPKPARPIPVLLAAGDSGRARRRLVDHADGWLPTGIGAEAVAAQLRKLRELAAERGRTKPIRTVLRVNTRYGAAHYEGSDRRPFQGSVDQIVEDLAAHAEIGFDVILIDVQSTTRDAEELKDVAAEVYEKARAAGV
- a CDS encoding NAD(P)/FAD-dependent oxidoreductase — its product is MTSTVPNAIEHAAEQQPPITMFGPDFPYAYDDFLAHPAGLGQIPATEHGTEVAVVGGGLSGIVAAYELMKMGLRPVVYEADRIGGRLRTVGFDGCDPSLTAEMGAMRFPPSSTALQHYIDLVGLRTQAFPNPLAEATPSTVVDLKGESHYAETLDDLPQVYRDVADAWAKCLEEGADFTDMNRALRERDVPRIREIWSKLVEKLDNQTFYGFLCDSEAFRSFRHREIFGQVGFGTGGWDTDFPNSILEILRVVYTEADDHHRGIVGGSQQLPLRLWEREPEKIVHWPYGTSLKSLHADGEPRPAVTRLNRTAGNRITVTDADGDIRTYGAAVFTAQSWMLLSKIACDDSLFPIDHWTAIERTHYMESSKLFVPVDRPFWLDKDEVTGRDVMSMTLTDRMTRGTYLLDDGPDKPAVICLSYTWCDDSLKWLPLSANERMEVMLKSLGEIYPNVDIRKHVIGNPVTVSWENEPYFMGAFKANLPGHYRYQRRLFTHFMQERLPEDKRGIFLAGDDISWTAGWAEGAVQTALNAVWGVMHHFGGETDATNPGPGDLYEEIAPVELPGV